The following proteins come from a genomic window of Halomarina ordinaria:
- a CDS encoding sodium:solute symporter family protein: MIEPLQQAGEYPFQETFTDLLFPLLIIGVTFVVYYGISYYMKGRIHGTDDYMVAGRTIGSFVNGSAISATWESLATFMGVVALMITVQIPFLAVWTNFLLSIPLIVILYGQTLRRLGSYTPATFCKDRYGNATSVVMALLIVFVMLMYALGQFIGLAQIAEILFGWDYTLSLFVIAALVTGYVVIAGMWGVSYNSALQFWIMFTAAFVPMMFVLNQLGSSGWFFPPLGYGDLVPEMQAANPGFFDMVYDTRWYFAMFLAMALGPVGMPHLAQRIFTSRNVEAGRKTVFWFIVVTALMFATIYAVAFAGVFWLGNEGYEIADADLDKMIFYLNFAFNGNTITGYVVAGAIAGGLSTVSGHMLAISAAVANDVIEAFELDMTSDRKTQFGYASVVAAGLVIALIALDPPAFLVVSILWAFAISAAAITPTIVLGVWSARVNRYGAIASSVVGFATVVVLSPHAFDGIGAGAEGLTASLGIDAIMIAFPLSIITFVVVSLVAERIDALGVDPAGTRSLINEMHGYPDDGTERFTSATPLIVLALLMLPILWWGVQPW; encoded by the coding sequence ATGATTGAGCCGCTCCAGCAGGCCGGTGAGTACCCGTTTCAGGAGACGTTCACGGACCTGCTGTTCCCGCTGTTGATCATCGGTGTGACGTTCGTCGTCTACTACGGCATCAGCTACTACATGAAGGGTCGGATCCACGGGACCGACGACTACATGGTGGCGGGTCGGACCATCGGTTCGTTCGTCAACGGGTCGGCGATCTCCGCGACGTGGGAGAGCCTGGCGACGTTCATGGGGGTCGTCGCGTTGATGATAACCGTCCAGATCCCGTTTCTGGCGGTGTGGACGAACTTCCTGCTCTCGATTCCGCTGATCGTCATCCTGTACGGCCAGACGCTCCGCCGACTGGGTTCGTACACCCCCGCGACGTTCTGTAAGGACCGCTACGGAAACGCGACGTCCGTGGTGATGGCGCTGCTCATCGTGTTCGTGATGCTCATGTACGCGCTCGGGCAGTTCATCGGGCTCGCACAGATCGCGGAGATCCTCTTCGGCTGGGACTACACGCTCTCGCTGTTCGTCATCGCCGCGCTGGTCACCGGTTACGTCGTCATCGCCGGGATGTGGGGCGTCTCGTACAACTCGGCCCTGCAGTTCTGGATCATGTTCACGGCGGCCTTCGTCCCGATGATGTTCGTCCTCAACCAGCTGGGGTCGAGCGGCTGGTTCTTCCCGCCGCTCGGCTACGGGGACCTCGTGCCGGAGATGCAGGCGGCCAACCCCGGCTTCTTCGACATGGTGTACGACACCCGCTGGTACTTCGCGATGTTCCTCGCGATGGCGCTCGGGCCGGTCGGGATGCCCCACCTCGCCCAGCGTATCTTCACCAGCCGCAACGTCGAGGCCGGCCGCAAGACCGTCTTCTGGTTCATCGTCGTCACCGCCCTGATGTTCGCGACCATCTACGCCGTCGCGTTCGCCGGCGTCTTCTGGCTGGGAAACGAGGGGTACGAGATCGCGGACGCCGACCTGGACAAGATGATCTTCTACCTCAACTTCGCGTTCAACGGCAACACCATCACCGGCTACGTCGTCGCCGGCGCGATCGCGGGCGGTCTCTCGACGGTGAGCGGCCACATGCTCGCGATCAGCGCCGCCGTCGCGAACGACGTCATCGAGGCGTTCGAACTCGACATGACCAGCGACCGCAAGACGCAGTTCGGCTACGCCTCGGTCGTCGCGGCCGGTCTCGTCATCGCCCTGATCGCGCTCGACCCGCCCGCGTTCCTCGTCGTGAGCATCCTGTGGGCGTTCGCTATCAGTGCCGCCGCGATCACGCCGACGATCGTCCTCGGCGTCTGGTCCGCCCGGGTGAACCGCTACGGGGCGATCGCCTCGAGCGTCGTCGGGTTCGCGACCGTCGTCGTCCTCTCGCCACACGCGTTCGACGGAATCGGTGCGGGAGCCGAGGGGCTGACGGCGAGCCTCGGCATCGACGCGATCATGATCGCGTTCCCGCTCTCGATCATCACGTTCGTCGTCGTCTCGCTCGTCGCCGAGCGAATCGACGCCCTCGGCGTCGATCCGGCGGGCACCCGGTCGCTCATCAACGAGATGCACGGCTACCCCGACGACGGTACCGAGCGCTTCACCAGCGCGACGCCGCTGATCGTCCTCGCACTGCTCATGCTGCCGATCCTCTGGTGGGGGGTCCAGCCCTGGTAA
- a CDS encoding acyl-CoA mutase large subunit family protein has protein sequence MFDEDDLREIRAERERWEDETLDPALDAHGERKERFATVSNHEVDRLYTPEDVADLDYDDDVGFPGEPPYTRGPYPTMYRGRTWTMRQFAGFGTAEETNERFHYLIEEGQTGLSTAFDMPSLMGLDSDDPMSIGEIGKEGVAVDTLRDMEILFDGIDVGEVSTSFTINPSAPVVYAMYIALADQQGVPRERIRGTLQNDMLKEFIAQKEWVIPPEPSLDLVTDTVEYAVENTPKFYPVSVSGYHIREAGSTAAQEAAFTLADGFAYVEAALDRGLDVDEVGPILSFFFNSHNSVLEEVAKFRAARRIYARVMAERYDATTDEAKRLKFHTQTAGQSLTAQQPLNNIIRVTLQAAAAAMGGTQSLHTNSYDEALALPSEEAVRIALRTQQIIAEESGLADIVDPLGGSYAVEALTNEMEAEVMTYIDEIAEMGEGSIRDGILRGIEEGYFHREIQDAAYEYQERVDSGEETVVGVNKYTTDGEADTDILHVSDEVADRQLARLEEVKDERDDERVEETLAALDDAIQSGENTMPYVIDAVKAYATMGEIMDVFEAEHGSYTETVSLA, from the coding sequence ATGTTCGACGAGGACGACCTGCGCGAGATACGTGCCGAGCGCGAGCGGTGGGAGGACGAGACGCTCGACCCGGCACTCGACGCTCACGGCGAGCGCAAGGAGCGCTTCGCCACGGTGTCGAACCACGAGGTCGACCGCCTCTACACGCCCGAGGACGTCGCGGACCTCGACTACGACGACGACGTCGGCTTCCCCGGCGAACCCCCCTACACGCGGGGGCCGTACCCGACGATGTACCGCGGGCGGACGTGGACGATGCGCCAGTTCGCCGGCTTCGGCACCGCAGAGGAGACCAACGAGCGCTTTCACTACCTCATCGAGGAGGGCCAGACGGGACTGTCGACGGCCTTCGACATGCCGAGTCTGATGGGCCTCGATTCGGACGACCCGATGAGCATCGGCGAGATAGGGAAAGAGGGCGTCGCCGTCGACACCCTGCGCGACATGGAGATCCTCTTCGACGGTATCGACGTCGGCGAGGTCTCGACCTCCTTCACCATCAATCCGAGCGCGCCCGTCGTCTACGCGATGTACATCGCGCTGGCCGACCAGCAGGGCGTCCCCCGCGAGCGGATTCGCGGCACCCTCCAGAACGACATGCTCAAGGAGTTCATCGCCCAGAAGGAGTGGGTCATCCCCCCCGAACCGAGTCTCGACCTCGTCACCGACACCGTCGAGTACGCCGTCGAGAACACCCCGAAGTTCTACCCCGTCTCCGTCTCGGGCTACCACATCCGCGAGGCCGGCTCGACCGCCGCCCAGGAGGCCGCCTTCACGCTCGCCGACGGCTTCGCCTACGTCGAGGCGGCCCTCGACCGTGGCCTCGACGTCGACGAGGTCGGCCCCATCCTCTCGTTCTTCTTCAACTCCCACAACTCCGTGCTGGAGGAGGTGGCGAAGTTCCGCGCCGCCCGGCGCATCTACGCCCGCGTGATGGCCGAGCGCTACGACGCGACGACGGACGAGGCCAAGCGCCTGAAGTTCCACACCCAGACCGCCGGCCAGTCGCTCACCGCACAGCAACCGCTCAACAACATCATCCGCGTCACGCTGCAGGCGGCGGCCGCCGCCATGGGCGGCACCCAGTCGCTGCACACCAACAGCTACGACGAGGCGCTCGCGCTCCCCTCCGAGGAGGCGGTGCGCATCGCGCTTCGCACCCAGCAGATCATCGCCGAGGAGTCGGGGCTCGCCGACATCGTCGACCCACTGGGTGGGAGCTACGCCGTCGAAGCACTGACCAACGAGATGGAGGCGGAGGTGATGACCTACATCGACGAGATAGCGGAGATGGGCGAGGGCTCCATCCGCGACGGTATCCTCCGGGGCATCGAGGAGGGGTACTTCCACCGCGAGATTCAGGACGCCGCCTACGAGTACCAGGAACGCGTCGACAGCGGCGAGGAGACGGTCGTCGGCGTCAACAAGTACACCACCGACGGGGAGGCGGACACCGACATCCTCCACGTCAGCGACGAGGTGGCCGACCGCCAGCTCGCCCGCCTGGAGGAAGTGAAGGACGAGCGTGACGACGAGCGCGTCGAGGAGACGCTCGCGGCCCTCGACGACGCCATCCAGTCCGGCGAGAACACGATGCCCTACGTCATCGACGCCGTGAAAGCCTACGCGACGATGGGCGAGATAATGGACGTCTTCGAGGCCGAGCACGGCAGCTACACCGAGACCGTCTCGCTCGCGTGA
- the acs gene encoding acetate--CoA ligase, whose amino-acid sequence MVEPEESKLESRLREQEYFRPSSKFVGQANVSDPAVYDRFDEFPGGFEEYAELLDWDEHWDQVLDASNPPFYGWFTGGKLNASYNCIDRHLEERKDQTALLWEGEHGEVRRIAYQDLYREVNELAAALRAAGVEEDDVVTLHLPMVPALPITMLACARIGAPHSEVFAGFSASALADRVDNADSEYVVTIDGYYRRGEFLDHVEKADAAMEEVDGDPEVLVWSRHDEVHEDVEVSDDYTLVSDLLEEHDRETVEPVPRDAEDPLFLMYTSGTTGKPKGCQHRTGGYLSYVTGTSKYVLDLKPEDTYWCAADIGWITGHSYIVYGPLALGTTSVMYEGAPDFPHKSRIWEIAEKYDVDVFHTSPTAVRQFMKWGPEYIEGYDFDFRHMTTVGEPIQPEAWLWYYKHIGDEEAVIVDTWWQTETGGHLITNLPALEDMKPGSAGLPAPGIDPALLDDEGEEIEPATGQAGNLVIKRPWPGMLQTVYGDDERFIDEYWVDFSDTDSDDWRDWNYKAGDGAVHERDGYFRILGRLDDVMNVAGHRLGTMELESAVSEVEDVAEAAVVSREHAEKGEVPDVYVILREGVEESEEVRGRIVGAVEDEIGKFARPANIVFVDDLPKTRSGKIMRRLLENISNDDELGDTTTLRDPSVPETIRERVQGD is encoded by the coding sequence ATGGTCGAACCGGAGGAAAGTAAGCTCGAATCGCGGCTGCGAGAACAGGAGTACTTCCGGCCGTCGTCGAAGTTCGTCGGACAGGCAAACGTCAGCGACCCGGCCGTCTACGACCGGTTCGACGAGTTCCCGGGGGGGTTCGAGGAGTACGCGGAACTCCTCGACTGGGACGAGCACTGGGACCAGGTGCTCGACGCGTCGAACCCGCCGTTCTACGGCTGGTTCACCGGGGGGAAACTGAACGCGTCGTACAACTGCATCGACCGCCACCTGGAGGAGCGCAAGGACCAGACGGCGCTGCTCTGGGAGGGTGAACACGGCGAGGTGCGCCGCATCGCCTACCAGGACCTCTACCGGGAGGTGAACGAACTGGCCGCGGCGCTCCGGGCGGCGGGCGTCGAGGAGGACGACGTGGTGACGCTGCACCTGCCGATGGTGCCGGCACTGCCCATCACGATGCTCGCCTGCGCGCGCATCGGCGCACCCCACAGCGAGGTGTTCGCGGGCTTCTCCGCGAGCGCGCTCGCCGACCGGGTGGACAACGCCGACTCCGAGTACGTCGTCACCATCGACGGCTACTACCGCCGCGGCGAGTTCCTCGACCACGTCGAGAAGGCCGACGCCGCGATGGAGGAGGTCGACGGCGACCCCGAGGTGCTCGTCTGGTCACGGCACGACGAGGTCCACGAGGACGTCGAGGTGAGCGACGACTACACGCTCGTCTCCGACCTGCTCGAGGAACACGACCGCGAGACGGTCGAACCCGTCCCCCGCGACGCCGAGGACCCGCTGTTCCTCATGTACACGTCCGGGACGACCGGCAAGCCGAAGGGCTGCCAGCACCGGACCGGGGGGTACCTCTCGTACGTCACCGGCACCTCGAAGTACGTCCTCGACCTCAAGCCCGAGGACACCTACTGGTGTGCCGCCGACATCGGCTGGATTACGGGCCACAGCTACATCGTCTACGGGCCGCTCGCGCTCGGGACGACCAGCGTGATGTACGAGGGTGCGCCCGACTTCCCGCACAAGAGTCGCATCTGGGAGATCGCCGAGAAGTACGACGTCGACGTCTTCCACACCTCGCCGACCGCCGTCCGGCAGTTCATGAAGTGGGGTCCCGAGTACATCGAGGGCTACGACTTCGACTTCCGGCACATGACGACGGTCGGCGAACCCATCCAGCCCGAGGCGTGGCTCTGGTACTACAAGCACATCGGGGACGAGGAGGCCGTCATCGTCGACACCTGGTGGCAGACCGAGACGGGCGGCCACCTCATCACGAACCTGCCCGCGCTGGAGGACATGAAGCCGGGCAGTGCGGGACTGCCCGCCCCGGGTATCGACCCCGCGCTCCTCGACGACGAGGGCGAGGAGATAGAGCCCGCCACCGGACAGGCGGGCAACCTCGTGATCAAGCGCCCGTGGCCCGGGATGCTCCAGACGGTGTACGGCGACGACGAGCGCTTCATCGACGAGTACTGGGTCGACTTCTCGGACACCGACAGCGACGACTGGCGCGACTGGAACTACAAGGCCGGTGACGGCGCCGTCCACGAGCGCGACGGCTACTTCCGCATCCTCGGACGCCTCGACGACGTGATGAACGTCGCCGGGCACCGTCTCGGGACGATGGAACTCGAATCCGCCGTCTCCGAGGTTGAGGACGTCGCCGAGGCGGCCGTCGTCTCCCGGGAACACGCCGAGAAGGGCGAGGTGCCCGACGTGTACGTCATCCTCCGCGAAGGCGTCGAGGAGAGCGAGGAGGTCCGCGGACGCATCGTCGGTGCCGTCGAGGACGAGATCGGCAAGTTCGCCCGCCCGGCGAACATCGTCTTCGTCGACGACCTGCCGAAGACCCGGTCGGGGAAGATCATGCGTCGCCTGCTCGAGAACATCTCGAACGACGACGAACTCGGGGACACGACCACCCTGCGTGACCCGAGCGTCCCCGAGACCATCCGCGAGCGCGTCCAGGGCGACTGA
- a CDS encoding DUF7520 family protein produces MSDDVTQLGGRTTVVILYLIVVAFAGGLGYILPIVRPGDWDPRLFGFLQLPGTSLGVALYGAITLAVVLGVVLFAIVYVSDRYADEY; encoded by the coding sequence GTGAGCGACGACGTCACGCAGCTCGGCGGCCGCACGACGGTGGTCATCCTCTATCTCATCGTGGTCGCCTTCGCCGGCGGCCTCGGGTACATCCTGCCTATCGTCCGTCCCGGCGACTGGGACCCGCGACTGTTCGGCTTCCTCCAGTTACCCGGGACCTCCCTCGGCGTCGCCCTCTACGGGGCCATCACGCTGGCGGTGGTCCTCGGCGTGGTGCTGTTCGCCATCGTGTACGTCTCCGACCGATACGCCGACGAGTACTGA
- a CDS encoding cbb3-type cytochrome c oxidase subunit I, which translates to MDVSAQLALTVLMGVFLAAVAVTLTRVEDWRSYTPLAGGGGYGEESGYVSEEKPAGLIRWLTTVDHKDIGMLYGAYAVIAFVWGGLAVILMRTELLTPAMDVLTPIAEAIGAGQGENLYNGLLTTHGITMLFLFGTPIIAAFANYLIPLLIGADDMAFPRINAIAFWLLPPGALLVWAGFLLLPLGVDPSQTSWTMYTPLSIEQEAGTVAGTGADMMLLGLHLTGVSATMGAINFIATIFTEAGDDVNWANLDIFSWTMLTQSGLILFSFPLLGSVLIMLLLDRNFGTTFFTVDGGGSILYQHLFWFFGHPEVYILVLPPMGIVSYVLPKFSGRKLFGFKFVVYSTLAIGVLSFGVWAHHMFSTGIDPRIRASFMAVSLAIAIPSAVKVFNWITTMWNGKIRLTAPMLFCIGFVQNFILGGVTGVFLAAVPVDLVLHDTYYVVGHFHYIVMGAIAFAGFAGLYYWYPMFTGRMYQRTLAKVHFWTWMIGTNITFLAMLLLGYEGMPRRYATYVFDGELVALDMVQALHVAASLGAFLMLFGGIVWLYNFVQSWYEGPVAGEDPWDLKDLGMRGREFVWNDRRIRTAVTDGGEEDEELATDGGQVDEDD; encoded by the coding sequence ATGGACGTTTCAGCACAGCTTGCGCTGACAGTTCTCATGGGGGTGTTCCTCGCCGCGGTCGCGGTGACGCTCACTCGCGTGGAGGACTGGCGCTCGTACACGCCGCTGGCCGGTGGCGGCGGGTACGGCGAGGAGTCGGGGTACGTCTCGGAGGAGAAACCGGCGGGGCTCATCCGCTGGTTGACGACGGTCGACCACAAGGACATCGGGATGCTCTACGGCGCGTACGCCGTCATCGCGTTCGTCTGGGGGGGTCTCGCCGTCATCCTCATGCGAACCGAACTGCTGACGCCGGCGATGGACGTGCTGACGCCGATCGCGGAGGCCATCGGCGCGGGCCAGGGTGAGAACCTCTACAACGGGCTGCTCACCACCCACGGCATCACGATGCTGTTCCTCTTCGGGACACCCATCATCGCCGCCTTCGCGAACTACCTCATTCCGCTGCTCATCGGGGCCGACGACATGGCGTTCCCGCGCATCAACGCCATCGCGTTCTGGCTCCTGCCGCCGGGTGCCCTCCTCGTCTGGGCTGGGTTCCTCCTCCTGCCGCTCGGCGTCGACCCCTCCCAGACCTCCTGGACGATGTACACACCGCTGTCCATCGAACAGGAGGCCGGGACGGTCGCCGGGACGGGCGCCGACATGATGCTGCTGGGGTTGCACCTCACCGGCGTCTCGGCGACGATGGGCGCCATCAACTTCATCGCGACCATCTTCACCGAGGCCGGTGACGACGTCAACTGGGCGAACCTCGACATCTTCAGCTGGACGATGCTCACCCAGTCGGGACTCATCCTGTTCTCGTTCCCGCTGCTCGGCAGCGTGCTCATCATGCTGCTGCTCGACCGGAACTTCGGGACCACCTTCTTCACCGTCGACGGCGGTGGCTCCATCCTCTATCAACACCTGTTCTGGTTCTTCGGCCACCCCGAGGTGTACATCCTCGTGTTGCCCCCCATGGGCATCGTGAGCTACGTGCTGCCGAAGTTCTCGGGACGGAAGCTCTTCGGGTTCAAGTTCGTCGTCTACTCGACGCTCGCCATCGGTGTGCTCTCCTTCGGCGTGTGGGCCCACCACATGTTCTCGACGGGCATCGACCCGCGTATCCGCGCCTCGTTCATGGCCGTCTCGCTCGCCATCGCGATACCGAGCGCAGTGAAGGTGTTCAACTGGATTACGACGATGTGGAACGGGAAGATTCGCCTCACGGCGCCCATGCTGTTCTGCATCGGTTTCGTCCAGAACTTCATCCTCGGGGGCGTCACGGGCGTGTTCCTGGCGGCGGTCCCCGTCGACCTCGTGCTCCACGACACCTACTACGTCGTGGGTCACTTCCACTACATCGTGATGGGCGCCATCGCGTTCGCCGGCTTCGCCGGGCTCTACTACTGGTACCCGATGTTCACGGGTCGGATGTACCAGCGGACGCTCGCGAAGGTCCACTTCTGGACGTGGATGATCGGAACGAACATCACGTTCCTGGCGATGCTGCTGCTGGGCTACGAGGGGATGCCCCGCCGGTACGCCACCTACGTCTTCGACGGCGAACTCGTCGCCCTCGACATGGTCCAGGCGCTGCACGTCGCCGCCAGCCTCGGGGCGTTCCTGATGCTCTTCGGAGGTATCGTCTGGCTCTACAACTTCGTCCAGTCGTGGTACGAGGGCCCCGTCGCCGGCGAGGACCCCTGGGACCTCAAGGACCTCGGCATGCGCGGCCGCGAGTTCGTCTGGAACGACCGCCGCATCCGGACCGCCGTCACGGACGGCGGCGAGGAGGACGAGGAACTGGCGACCGACGGTGGCCAGGTCGACGAAGACGACTGA
- a CDS encoding DUF6684 family protein: MAPDVFDRETLLDLSVNVIPLFIIVFFVVVFAAVSPFGYNAVDTTIQMALLVLPFVALAILTYYAGKAIAESEAELEARDSGVVERVADEGESNPDTTDTSTDTDTATTDSEHAE; encoded by the coding sequence ATGGCACCGGACGTCTTCGACCGGGAGACCCTGCTCGACCTCTCGGTGAACGTGATTCCGTTATTCATCATCGTGTTCTTCGTGGTCGTGTTCGCCGCGGTCAGCCCCTTCGGGTACAACGCGGTCGACACGACCATCCAGATGGCGCTGCTGGTCCTCCCGTTCGTCGCGCTGGCCATCCTCACCTACTACGCGGGGAAGGCCATCGCCGAGTCGGAGGCTGAACTGGAGGCTCGCGACTCCGGCGTCGTCGAACGCGTCGCCGACGAGGGCGAGAGTAACCCCGACACCACAGACACGAGCACGGACACCGACACCGCGACGACCGACTCGGAGCACGCCGAGTAA
- a CDS encoding DUF7541 family protein: MDDQPGLSDQYRMSSPWPLFVALGFVISELGVLLNIIPLSVGGLLLFSGSVAGIIQESGYAERPWGTLALIGGLLVALGLLLVGTQLLPFEGVGAALDTLTAELLQNGVIQRGVSVAFAGLIALVGSQAAQFMERDVDAL; this comes from the coding sequence ATGGACGACCAACCGGGACTGAGCGACCAGTACCGGATGTCGAGTCCGTGGCCACTGTTCGTGGCGCTCGGGTTCGTCATCTCCGAACTGGGCGTTCTGCTCAACATCATTCCGCTGTCCGTCGGCGGCCTCCTGCTCTTTTCGGGGAGCGTCGCCGGCATCATCCAGGAGTCGGGCTACGCCGAGCGACCGTGGGGGACGCTCGCGCTCATCGGCGGCCTGCTGGTCGCGCTCGGCCTCCTGCTGGTCGGCACCCAGCTCCTCCCGTTCGAGGGTGTCGGCGCGGCGCTCGACACGCTGACCGCCGAACTGCTCCAGAACGGGGTCATCCAGCGGGGCGTCTCCGTCGCCTTCGCGGGCCTCATCGCGCTGGTCGGGAGCCAGGCGGCGCAGTTCATGGAGCGGGACGTCGACGCGCTCTGA
- a CDS encoding MarR family transcriptional regulator, which produces MSTTCDAEAAGSGWEPVRDLPPSAKLVAKVLEYDGPLTQRELAEETLLPTRTVRYALTRLEEVEAVASRVSFTDARKRIYTLDIHEP; this is translated from the coding sequence ATGAGCACGACGTGCGACGCGGAGGCCGCGGGGAGCGGATGGGAGCCGGTGCGCGACCTGCCGCCGAGCGCGAAGCTGGTGGCGAAGGTCCTCGAGTACGACGGTCCGCTCACCCAGCGGGAACTCGCCGAGGAGACGCTGCTGCCGACGCGCACGGTGCGCTACGCGCTGACCCGACTGGAGGAGGTGGAGGCTGTGGCCTCGCGCGTGTCGTTCACCGACGCCCGAAAGCGCATCTACACGCTCGACATCCACGAGCCCTAG
- a CDS encoding polysaccharide deacetylase family protein produces MASAVISIDAELAWGFHDHEDPPAHERRRMAAGRSGWGELVGLLDEFDLPATWAVVGRLFLDEAEERITAAYASDGGVPVDPASLPGGSDRWYGSDLVERVRDADADHEIGCHSFTHLDFTDPETTGAVARAELRACREVAEDHGIDLESFVYPRNRIAHRDALAENGFTCYRGREPGRWYDGTPLRAVGKFASYAGGLTAPPVVSPTVDEYGLVNVPASLHLFGFERHARRLVRPFTRQPVVQQAKLGLERAVEEDGVFHVWFHPNDLMGPEEIGRVRAVLATIEVMRERGDITVETMGEVADRTLA; encoded by the coding sequence ATGGCCAGCGCTGTCATCTCCATCGACGCGGAACTGGCGTGGGGGTTCCACGACCACGAGGACCCGCCCGCCCACGAGCGTCGGCGCATGGCCGCCGGACGGAGCGGGTGGGGTGAACTCGTGGGGTTGCTCGACGAGTTCGACCTCCCCGCGACGTGGGCGGTCGTGGGCCGACTCTTCCTCGACGAGGCCGAAGAACGCATCACTGCCGCCTACGCCTCTGACGGTGGCGTCCCCGTCGACCCCGCGTCGCTCCCCGGCGGGAGCGACCGCTGGTACGGCAGCGACCTCGTCGAACGGGTCCGCGACGCCGACGCGGACCACGAGATCGGCTGTCACTCCTTCACCCACCTCGACTTCACCGACCCCGAGACGACCGGCGCGGTCGCGCGCGCCGAACTGCGCGCCTGCCGCGAGGTCGCCGAGGACCACGGTATCGACCTCGAGTCGTTCGTCTACCCGCGCAACCGCATCGCCCACCGCGACGCCCTCGCCGAGAACGGTTTCACCTGCTACCGGGGGCGCGAACCGGGGCGGTGGTACGACGGTACGCCCCTGCGCGCGGTCGGGAAGTTCGCCTCCTACGCCGGCGGCCTGACCGCCCCGCCGGTCGTCTCGCCGACCGTCGACGAGTACGGTCTCGTGAACGTCCCCGCCTCGCTCCACCTGTTCGGCTTCGAGCGCCACGCGCGACGACTCGTCCGGCCGTTCACCCGCCAGCCGGTCGTCCAGCAGGCGAAACTCGGCCTGGAGCGCGCCGTCGAGGAGGACGGCGTCTTCCACGTCTGGTTCCACCCGAACGACCTGATGGGGCCGGAGGAGATCGGCCGCGTCCGGGCGGTGCTCGCCACCATCGAGGTCATGCGCGAGCGCGGCGACATCACCGTCGAGACGATGGGCGAGGTCGCGGACCGGACGCTCGCATGA
- a CDS encoding GNAT family N-acetyltransferase — MSHGDDYTVRPYDGDREGYLDLYETVFGARKSREWFAWKYEDNPYADHVPIYVAQRDGEVVGARSFFGLELRAGERTYTTLEPCDTMVHPDHRRRGLFTRMTERAIERYADDGLDLFFDFPNEQSLPGNLKLGWRVVETVTTHYRVQHPGALAPVGEESLVGRALDAAGATAMDAYFGLRGRRVRRLGRDVTVSHYDGVPADHLCPLYESHVPKRFHANRDETFYGWRYDNPEYDYTTYLARRDGEVVGAAVVGESAAKGVANVLDVHPLTDRAANAPVYAALLRSLLQDVSAIPLVALRDGVVPPRVLSGFGFHPDTALPLSKLTEPATLVARPLEDEWTLDGRSLTDPRDWQVSICEKDTA, encoded by the coding sequence ATGAGCCACGGGGACGACTACACCGTCCGCCCGTACGACGGCGACCGTGAGGGGTACCTCGACCTCTACGAGACGGTCTTCGGCGCGCGCAAGAGCCGCGAGTGGTTCGCCTGGAAGTACGAGGACAACCCGTACGCCGACCACGTCCCGATATACGTCGCCCAGCGCGACGGCGAGGTCGTCGGCGCGCGCTCGTTCTTCGGCCTCGAACTCCGGGCGGGCGAGCGCACCTACACGACGCTCGAACCGTGCGACACGATGGTTCACCCCGACCACCGTCGACGCGGCCTGTTCACCCGGATGACCGAGCGCGCCATCGAGCGCTACGCCGACGACGGCCTCGACCTCTTCTTCGACTTCCCCAACGAGCAGTCGCTCCCGGGGAACCTCAAACTCGGCTGGCGGGTCGTCGAGACGGTGACGACGCACTACCGCGTCCAGCACCCCGGCGCCCTCGCGCCGGTCGGCGAGGAGAGCCTCGTCGGGCGCGCCCTCGACGCCGCGGGGGCGACGGCGATGGACGCCTACTTCGGCCTCCGGGGACGGCGCGTGCGTCGCCTCGGTCGCGACGTGACCGTCTCGCACTACGACGGGGTGCCGGCGGACCACCTGTGCCCGCTGTACGAGTCGCACGTCCCCAAGCGGTTCCACGCCAACCGCGACGAGACGTTCTACGGCTGGCGCTACGACAACCCGGAGTACGACTACACCACCTACCTCGCGCGCCGGGACGGCGAGGTGGTCGGCGCGGCGGTGGTCGGTGAGAGCGCGGCGAAGGGCGTCGCGAACGTCCTCGACGTCCATCCCCTGACCGACCGGGCGGCCAACGCACCCGTCTACGCCGCCCTCCTGCGCTCGCTCCTGCAAGACGTCTCGGCGATTCCGCTGGTCGCGCTCCGCGACGGCGTCGTCCCCCCGCGAGTGCTCTCCGGGTTCGGCTTCCACCCCGACACCGCCCTCCCGCTCTCGAAGCTCACGGAACCGGCGACGCTCGTCGCCCGTCCGCTCGAGGACGAGTGGACGCTCGACGGCCGCTCGCTGACGGACCCCCGCGACTGGCAGGTCTCCATCTGCGAGAAGGACACGGCCTGA